From the Leucobacter tenebrionis genome, one window contains:
- a CDS encoding MMPL family transporter codes for MSTLLYALGRWAARARMLVLVLWIALLALLGTGAALFGQGANAPITIPGTESQQALDELGRTFPEVSGTSATIIVVAADGERVDDSVYERIIDDAASALEDVPSVTAVQTPFSDQASGGLADDGSAALITVQVEGDMSTVPDATVEGIERATDELRDRLPSGAETSYGGEMFSAAVPGISPTEAVGVVIAFVVLILTLGSLIAAGMPLLIAIIGVGVSIAGLFLVTAFADLTSTTPMLALMLGLAVGIDYTLFIVSRHQEQLRAGAEVEESIARATATSGSAVVFAGLTVIIALVGLAVAGIPFLTALGVAAAAAVAVAVLISVTLTPAIMAMAGMRILPKKQRRALASAAEQARELAQDDAISHTPSRADRFFAGWVRAVTRRPILTIVAVLAALGLAAVPALDLRLALPNATSLPADDPARVTYELTGEHFGEGHNGPLLLTGSIITSEDPLGLMDDLKREVERVPGVADVPLATPNQGADTAIIQVVPEAGPHSESTADLVHTLREHHDEWLHEYGVSLSVTGFTAVGIDVSEMLMHALLPFGVLVVGLSLILLAMVFRSVWVPIKATLGYLLSVGAAFGAVVAVFQWGWFADLLHVSSTGPVLSFMPIILMGVLFGLAMDYEVFLVSRIREEYVHGASAREAISRGFVGSAKVVTAAALIMFAVFAAFVPEGDPSIKVIALGLAVGVFVDAFIVRMTLVPAVMALLGDRAWWMPRGLSRVLPAFDVEGEGLAREIEHREWPADMPHAVIAAERLGLRGAPALPTLRVAPGEALLLSPRDPLSLPLAETLTGRGPIVTGTVKVDGLLLPERAASLRARSAWADPESLREALRDRPTVLLLDLRAAAARPMPLPLVESARSALAAAHIEGSRGSAPPPTVIVLGPRELAERLLPAGTVLVEPVAAGALETAAAGAAGQAAGDDPASPNLTRPAADTTTLEGTAR; via the coding sequence ATGTCCACACTGCTCTACGCCCTCGGACGCTGGGCGGCCCGTGCCCGAATGCTCGTGCTCGTGCTCTGGATCGCCCTGCTCGCGTTGCTCGGCACGGGCGCCGCGCTCTTCGGCCAGGGCGCGAACGCACCGATCACGATCCCCGGCACGGAGTCGCAGCAGGCGCTCGACGAACTCGGCCGCACCTTCCCCGAGGTGAGCGGCACGAGCGCCACGATCATCGTGGTCGCGGCAGACGGGGAGCGGGTCGACGATTCGGTCTACGAGCGCATCATCGACGACGCCGCCTCGGCACTCGAGGACGTGCCGAGCGTGACCGCCGTGCAGACGCCCTTCAGCGACCAGGCGAGCGGCGGCCTCGCGGACGACGGCAGCGCCGCGCTGATCACGGTGCAGGTCGAGGGAGATATGTCCACCGTGCCCGACGCGACCGTGGAGGGGATCGAGCGGGCCACCGACGAACTTCGGGATCGTCTGCCCTCCGGCGCTGAGACCTCCTACGGCGGCGAGATGTTCTCCGCGGCCGTGCCGGGCATCAGCCCGACCGAGGCCGTCGGCGTGGTGATCGCGTTCGTGGTGCTGATCCTCACCCTCGGCTCGCTCATCGCTGCCGGTATGCCGCTGCTCATCGCGATCATCGGCGTCGGGGTCTCGATTGCGGGCCTCTTCCTGGTCACCGCGTTCGCCGACCTCACCTCGACCACCCCGATGCTCGCCCTCATGCTCGGCCTCGCCGTGGGCATCGACTACACGCTCTTCATCGTGAGCCGGCACCAGGAGCAGCTGCGGGCCGGCGCCGAGGTCGAGGAGTCGATCGCCCGCGCCACCGCGACCAGCGGATCGGCCGTGGTGTTCGCCGGCCTCACCGTCATCATCGCCCTCGTGGGCCTCGCGGTCGCGGGGATCCCGTTCCTCACCGCCCTCGGCGTCGCCGCGGCCGCGGCGGTCGCGGTGGCGGTGCTCATCTCGGTGACGCTGACGCCCGCGATCATGGCGATGGCGGGCATGCGGATCCTGCCGAAGAAGCAACGGCGCGCGCTCGCCTCCGCTGCCGAGCAGGCCCGCGAGCTCGCGCAGGATGACGCGATCTCCCACACCCCCTCCCGCGCCGACCGGTTCTTCGCCGGCTGGGTGCGCGCGGTGACGCGGCGGCCGATCCTCACGATCGTCGCGGTGCTCGCCGCGCTCGGCCTCGCGGCCGTGCCCGCGCTCGACCTGCGGCTGGCCCTGCCCAACGCGACCTCGCTGCCCGCCGACGATCCCGCCCGCGTCACCTACGAGCTGACGGGGGAGCACTTCGGCGAGGGCCACAACGGCCCGCTGCTGCTGACGGGTTCGATCATCACGAGCGAGGATCCGCTCGGCCTCATGGACGACCTCAAGCGCGAGGTCGAGCGAGTGCCGGGCGTAGCCGATGTGCCGCTCGCGACCCCGAATCAAGGGGCCGACACCGCCATCATCCAGGTGGTGCCCGAGGCGGGGCCGCACTCCGAGAGCACCGCCGATCTGGTGCACACCCTGCGCGAGCACCACGACGAGTGGCTGCACGAGTACGGCGTCAGCCTCTCCGTCACCGGGTTCACCGCGGTCGGCATCGACGTCTCCGAGATGCTGATGCACGCGCTGCTGCCGTTCGGCGTGCTCGTGGTCGGGCTCTCGCTGATCCTGCTCGCCATGGTCTTCCGCTCGGTCTGGGTGCCCATCAAGGCCACGCTCGGTTATCTGCTCTCGGTGGGGGCGGCGTTCGGCGCGGTGGTCGCGGTGTTCCAGTGGGGGTGGTTCGCGGATCTGCTGCACGTGAGCTCCACCGGCCCCGTGCTGAGCTTCATGCCGATCATCCTCATGGGCGTGCTCTTCGGCCTGGCGATGGACTACGAGGTCTTCCTGGTCTCGCGCATCCGCGAGGAGTACGTGCACGGCGCTTCCGCCCGCGAGGCGATCAGCCGGGGCTTCGTGGGGAGCGCCAAGGTGGTCACCGCGGCGGCGCTCATCATGTTCGCGGTGTTCGCCGCGTTCGTGCCCGAGGGCGACCCGTCGATCAAGGTCATCGCGCTCGGGCTCGCAGTGGGCGTGTTCGTCGACGCGTTCATCGTGCGCATGACGCTCGTGCCGGCGGTCATGGCGCTGTTGGGCGACCGCGCCTGGTGGATGCCGCGCGGGCTGTCACGGGTGCTGCCGGCGTTCGACGTCGAGGGCGAGGGCCTCGCGCGCGAGATCGAGCACCGGGAGTGGCCGGCCGATATGCCGCACGCCGTCATCGCGGCCGAGCGGCTGGGACTGCGCGGCGCGCCGGCGCTGCCGACGCTGCGGGTGGCTCCCGGCGAGGCGCTGCTGCTCTCGCCGCGCGATCCGCTGTCGCTGCCGCTCGCCGAGACGCTCACGGGGCGCGGACCCATCGTGACCGGCACCGTGAAGGTCGACGGGCTGCTGCTGCCCGAACGCGCCGCGTCGTTGCGCGCCCGCTCGGCCTGGGCGGATCCCGAGTCGCTGCGCGAGGCGCTGCGGGATCGGCCCACGGTACTGCTGCTCGATCTGCGTGCGGCGGCTGCGCGCCCGATGCCGCTCCCGCTCGTCGAGAGCGCGCGCTCCGCGCTCGCGGCGGCGCATATCGAGGGGAGTCGCGGATCGGCGCCGCCTCCCACGGTCATCGTGCTCGGCCCGCGCGAGCTCGCCGAGCGGCTGCTGCCCGCAGGCACGGTGCTCGTCGAGCCGGTCGCGGCGGGTGCACTCGAGACCGCCGCCGCTGGAGCCGCGGGCCAGGCCGCGGGCGACGATCCTGCCTCGCCGAACCTGACCCGGCCCGCCGCCGACACCACGACTCTGGAAGGAACCGCACGATGA
- a CDS encoding TetR/AcrR family transcriptional regulator: MFSAAPEPAAPGSGSDPAPSARRRETRNRLLDAAAEVFTEAGLQGATVEQVCSRAGFSRGAFYSNFSSKEELFLAALQHQYELRAAQLTRRAEQLIPHLQECNEPLQPAEVAEYVQEFLAPVDAESAWFALETEFMLLAMRDPEIAPPGFAGFLDALKSELAEVVEKLVDAAGRRFILPVERALAVFDGLYDRAARLAALSGGAVSEGSEELGGRITELLFVITEEVE, translated from the coding sequence ATGTTCTCCGCCGCTCCCGAACCCGCAGCGCCCGGATCCGGGTCGGATCCGGCTCCGAGCGCTCGCCGCCGGGAGACCCGCAATCGGCTCCTCGATGCCGCCGCCGAGGTCTTCACCGAAGCCGGCCTGCAGGGCGCCACCGTCGAGCAGGTCTGCAGCCGCGCCGGATTCAGCCGCGGCGCGTTCTACTCGAACTTCTCGAGCAAGGAGGAGCTGTTCCTCGCCGCACTGCAGCACCAGTACGAGCTGCGCGCGGCGCAGCTCACCCGGCGGGCCGAGCAACTCATCCCGCACCTGCAGGAGTGCAACGAGCCCCTGCAGCCCGCCGAGGTCGCCGAGTACGTGCAGGAGTTCCTCGCGCCGGTCGACGCCGAATCGGCGTGGTTCGCACTCGAGACGGAGTTCATGCTGCTCGCCATGCGGGATCCCGAGATCGCCCCTCCGGGGTTCGCGGGCTTCCTCGACGCGCTCAAGAGCGAGCTCGCCGAGGTCGTCGAGAAACTCGTCGACGCCGCGGGCCGCCGCTTCATCCTGCCCGTCGAGCGGGCCCTCGCCGTCTTCGACGGGCTTTACGACCGCGCGGCTCGACTCGCCGCGCTCTCGGGCGGCGCCGTCTCGGAGGGGTCGGAGGAGCTCGGGGGCCGGATCACCGAACTGCTCTTCGTGATCACCGAAGAGGTGGAGTGA
- a CDS encoding choice-of-anchor I family protein, with protein MKAPKSRLWLKSAAAAVVSCALVAAPLASTTATAAVVDAPIAYSASDATLALTPIGSFETGVFDESAAEIVQAHGDRLFVVNAQAGSVSVLDYSNPAAMTELFAIGSEGVANSVAIRPDGLGVVAFEASVKTDPGHLLFFDANASDAASAVLGTVTVGALPDMVTISGDGAYAVVANEGEPADDFSVDPEGSIAVVALPGELAAPAQDAVRIADFHAFEGDALPEGVRVFGPTPHGDDLPVSRNLEPEYVAVDGGAAYVALQEANAVAEVDLASATVSAIRPLGFKDHGLAQNALDPSDKDGRAELRSYEGLKGVYMPDAIDAYTAGDGASYLVTANEGDAREWGDYAEPSRVKDLADESGAPGDGYGPVCADSALADKLGDDELGRLNVTKELGFDEARSCYSELYAFGGRSFSIWSTAGELVWDSGSSFEEVTLAANPEYFNSNHGESNLEGRSDDKGPEPESVVVGQVGDRSYAFVGFERVGGIAAYDITNPGSPSFVTYVNNRDFSQSVEEGGDLAAAGDLGPEGLAFVDAGDSPTGTPLLVAGNEVSGTTTVFSIEDLLAPVDVQVLTINDFHGRIEANVESGEAGAAVLAGAVQSYRAENPNTLFASAGDNIGASTFTSFIDDDSPTIESLAQAGLDVSVVGNHEFDRGFADLVERVIPGFGGDQFALGANVYRKGTKTPALREYVVQEVDGVRVAFIGTVTEQTAAMVSPTGIADIEFGDQLEAVNRVSAEIEAGDLADVTVLLTHEGSETSDCAAVEADTTKFGELVRGADDAVDAIVSAHTHQKYDCVIDGRPVIQAHQYGTTVGKLDIRVDRASKQLVSIEGGLVPLVVDGAAAFEPDPEVEGIVNAAVENAEERGSVPVGRISADIVRGGEPSGSDRGVESSIGNLVADMYLWSTSNEGYAGAPASIGLMNPGGLRDDLRFGDDGTVTYRDVANVQPFANTIVTVSLTGAQLKAVLEEQWQPDGASRPKLHLGVSEGFSYEYDPDAARGERIVSMALHGEAIDPAATYTVATNSFLAGGGDNFLTFAEGTDRTDTGQADLAASIAYFEAHEVVDPAPLGRAVLSDGPGGGDPEGDVDNDGNADSGSGADGDGTDSEGDAAGSGADSDGAGSGGDGAGADGAGSDGRIAEQPGSDLASTGGDAPLLMSVAAGALLVLGAGVLVLRARRGA; from the coding sequence ATGAAGGCCCCGAAATCGAGGCTGTGGCTGAAGAGCGCCGCGGCCGCCGTCGTGAGTTGCGCGCTCGTCGCCGCGCCGCTGGCCTCGACGACGGCGACCGCCGCCGTCGTCGACGCGCCGATCGCCTACTCGGCGAGTGACGCCACGCTCGCGCTGACCCCGATCGGCTCGTTCGAGACCGGCGTGTTCGACGAGTCGGCCGCCGAGATCGTGCAGGCGCACGGCGATCGCCTGTTCGTGGTGAACGCGCAGGCGGGATCCGTGAGCGTGCTCGACTACTCGAATCCGGCCGCGATGACCGAGCTGTTCGCCATCGGCTCCGAGGGTGTGGCGAACTCGGTGGCGATCCGGCCCGACGGGCTCGGGGTCGTCGCCTTCGAGGCGAGCGTGAAGACCGATCCCGGCCACCTGCTGTTCTTCGACGCGAACGCGAGCGACGCGGCATCCGCGGTTCTCGGCACCGTCACCGTGGGAGCGCTGCCCGACATGGTCACGATCTCAGGAGACGGCGCATACGCCGTCGTCGCGAACGAGGGTGAACCCGCCGACGACTTCTCGGTGGACCCGGAGGGGTCGATCGCCGTGGTCGCGCTGCCCGGAGAGCTCGCCGCCCCCGCGCAGGACGCGGTGCGCATCGCGGACTTCCACGCGTTCGAGGGCGACGCGCTGCCGGAGGGCGTGCGCGTGTTCGGTCCGACCCCGCACGGCGACGATCTGCCCGTCAGCCGCAACCTCGAACCCGAGTACGTCGCGGTCGACGGCGGCGCCGCATACGTGGCCCTGCAGGAGGCGAACGCCGTCGCAGAGGTCGACCTGGCCTCGGCGACGGTCAGCGCGATCAGACCGCTCGGGTTCAAGGATCACGGGCTCGCGCAGAACGCGCTCGATCCGAGCGACAAGGACGGCAGGGCCGAGCTGCGCAGCTACGAGGGGCTCAAGGGCGTGTACATGCCCGACGCGATCGACGCGTACACCGCCGGCGACGGCGCGAGCTACCTCGTCACGGCGAACGAGGGCGATGCCCGCGAGTGGGGCGACTACGCAGAGCCGTCGCGGGTGAAGGACCTGGCCGACGAGAGCGGGGCGCCCGGAGACGGGTACGGCCCGGTCTGCGCGGACAGCGCGCTCGCGGACAAGCTCGGCGACGACGAGCTGGGGCGCCTGAACGTCACGAAGGAGCTCGGCTTCGACGAGGCCCGCAGCTGCTACTCCGAGCTGTACGCCTTCGGTGGACGGTCGTTCTCGATCTGGAGCACCGCGGGCGAGCTGGTCTGGGATTCGGGATCATCGTTCGAGGAGGTCACCCTCGCCGCGAACCCCGAGTACTTCAATTCGAACCACGGCGAATCGAACCTCGAGGGACGCAGCGACGACAAGGGTCCCGAACCGGAGTCGGTCGTCGTCGGGCAGGTCGGCGACCGCAGCTACGCGTTCGTCGGCTTCGAGCGCGTGGGCGGCATCGCGGCCTACGACATCACGAACCCGGGCTCGCCCTCGTTCGTGACCTACGTCAACAACCGCGACTTCTCCCAGTCGGTCGAGGAGGGCGGCGACCTCGCCGCCGCCGGTGATCTCGGTCCCGAGGGCCTCGCCTTCGTCGACGCGGGGGATTCGCCCACCGGCACTCCTCTGCTCGTCGCGGGCAACGAGGTCTCGGGCACGACGACCGTGTTCTCGATCGAGGATCTGCTGGCCCCCGTCGACGTGCAGGTGCTCACGATCAACGACTTCCACGGCCGGATCGAGGCGAACGTCGAGAGCGGGGAGGCTGGTGCGGCCGTGCTCGCCGGCGCGGTGCAGAGCTATCGGGCCGAGAATCCGAACACCCTGTTCGCCTCCGCGGGCGACAACATCGGCGCGTCGACCTTCACCTCGTTCATCGACGACGACTCGCCGACCATCGAGTCACTCGCGCAGGCGGGGCTCGACGTGAGCGTCGTGGGCAACCACGAGTTCGATCGCGGTTTCGCCGACCTCGTGGAGCGTGTGATCCCCGGCTTCGGGGGCGATCAGTTCGCGCTCGGAGCGAATGTGTACCGGAAGGGCACGAAGACGCCCGCGCTGCGCGAGTACGTCGTGCAGGAGGTCGACGGGGTGCGCGTCGCATTCATCGGCACGGTGACCGAGCAGACCGCCGCGATGGTCAGCCCGACCGGCATCGCCGACATCGAGTTCGGAGACCAGCTCGAGGCCGTCAACCGGGTCTCGGCAGAGATCGAGGCGGGGGACCTCGCGGACGTGACGGTGCTGCTCACGCACGAGGGATCCGAGACGAGCGACTGCGCGGCCGTCGAGGCCGACACCACGAAGTTCGGCGAGCTCGTCCGCGGCGCAGATGACGCGGTCGACGCGATCGTCTCGGCGCATACCCATCAGAAGTACGACTGCGTGATCGACGGGCGCCCGGTCATCCAGGCGCACCAGTACGGCACGACTGTCGGCAAGCTCGACATCCGCGTGGACCGGGCGAGCAAGCAGCTCGTCTCGATCGAGGGCGGGCTCGTGCCGCTCGTCGTCGACGGCGCCGCGGCGTTCGAGCCGGATCCGGAGGTCGAAGGTATCGTGAACGCAGCCGTGGAGAATGCCGAGGAGCGGGGATCCGTGCCCGTCGGCCGCATCAGCGCCGACATCGTGCGCGGCGGCGAGCCGTCGGGGAGCGACCGCGGAGTGGAGTCGTCGATCGGCAACCTCGTCGCCGACATGTACCTGTGGTCGACCTCGAACGAGGGGTACGCGGGAGCACCCGCCTCGATCGGCCTCATGAATCCCGGCGGGCTCCGAGACGATCTGCGCTTCGGCGACGACGGCACGGTGACCTACCGCGATGTCGCGAACGTGCAGCCGTTCGCGAATACGATCGTGACGGTCTCGCTGACCGGGGCGCAGCTGAAGGCGGTGCTCGAGGAGCAGTGGCAGCCCGACGGGGCGTCGCGGCCGAAGCTGCACCTCGGAGTCTCGGAGGGCTTCAGCTACGAGTACGACCCCGATGCGGCTCGCGGGGAGCGCATCGTCTCCATGGCGCTGCACGGAGAGGCGATCGACCCGGCGGCGACGTACACGGTCGCGACCAACTCGTTCCTGGCAGGCGGAGGCGACAACTTCCTCACCTTCGCGGAGGGGACGGATCGCACCGATACCGGCCAGGCGGACCTGGCGGCCTCGATCGCCTACTTCGAGGCGCACGAGGTCGTCGACCCGGCTCCGCTCGGCCGGGCGGTGCTGAGCGACGGGCCGGGCGGCGGCGATCCCGAGGGTGACGTCGACAACGACGGCAACGCGGATAGCGGGAGCGGTGCCGACGGCGATGGGACCGACAGCGAGGGTGACGCCGCGGGATCCGGTGCCGATAGTGACGGTGCCGGTAGCGGCGGCGATGGCGCGGGCGCCGATGGTGCGGGATCGGACGGGCGCATCGCCGAGCAACCGGGCAGCGACCTGGCGAGCACCGGAGGCGATGCGCCGCTCCTGATGAGCGTCGCCGCGGGCGCGCTGCTCGTGCTCGGCGCGGGCGTGCTCGTGCTGCGCGCTCGACGAGGCGCCTGA
- a CDS encoding pyruvate dehydrogenase complex dihydrolipoamide acetyltransferase, whose product MAAIVRMPELVTGSAEAAIAGWLVAEGDEVSEGQALVEIETEKATVEYEAEAAGVLAGMLAEAGATVEVGTPIAVLATGGQSAEEALAEAGVSGASGSGSDPASEPAPAPEPAPVPESVEEPSEAALAAATSEEDAGSPAAELVRSPDPDSAPEPVPSSGPASASEPAAAADPAIPHERLFASPLVRKLARERGLQLSGVRGTGPGGRIVRRDIERLEAAPAQEVPAEQRATTASPEPQATPPAPAAAPSADGAYTDVPHTGMRRAIARRLTESKSTVPHFYLVADCRVDALLALRKQINEFEGTRISVNDFVVKAVAAALQDVPGANAIWTDEATRRFDSVDISVAVSVPDGLLTPVVRGVEKLSLGALSREIRDYAERSREGRLRQHELEGGSFSVSNLGMYGTSEFSAILNPPQAGILAVGAAEQRPVVEPDGTLGVATLMTVTLSADHRVLDGALAAEWLAAFKKRIEQPMSLLI is encoded by the coding sequence ATGGCTGCGATCGTGCGCATGCCCGAGCTCGTCACCGGTTCGGCCGAGGCGGCGATCGCCGGCTGGCTCGTCGCCGAGGGCGACGAGGTGTCGGAGGGTCAGGCGCTCGTTGAGATCGAGACCGAGAAGGCCACCGTCGAGTACGAGGCCGAGGCCGCGGGCGTGCTCGCCGGGATGCTGGCCGAGGCCGGCGCCACCGTCGAGGTCGGCACGCCGATCGCGGTGCTCGCGACCGGCGGCCAGTCGGCGGAGGAGGCGCTCGCGGAGGCCGGGGTCTCGGGTGCATCGGGTTCGGGATCGGACCCGGCCTCCGAGCCTGCTCCGGCCCCAGAGCCTGCTCCGGTCCCCGAGTCCGTCGAGGAGCCGTCCGAGGCGGCCCTCGCAGCGGCAACCTCCGAGGAGGATGCCGGATCACCGGCTGCCGAACTCGTCCGATCCCCTGACCCCGACAGCGCCCCTGAGCCCGTTCCGTCCTCTGGACCCGCCTCGGCCTCCGAACCCGCGGCCGCGGCCGATCCCGCGATCCCGCACGAGCGCCTCTTCGCGAGCCCGCTCGTGCGCAAGCTCGCCCGGGAGCGCGGCCTCCAGCTCAGCGGCGTGCGCGGCACGGGCCCGGGCGGGCGCATCGTCCGACGGGATATCGAGCGGCTGGAAGCCGCACCGGCCCAGGAAGTCCCCGCGGAGCAGCGGGCGACCACCGCGTCGCCTGAGCCGCAGGCGACGCCTCCTGCCCCCGCGGCCGCTCCGTCTGCTGACGGGGCGTACACCGATGTGCCGCACACCGGCATGCGCCGGGCGATCGCGCGACGACTCACCGAGAGCAAGAGCACGGTGCCGCACTTCTACCTCGTCGCCGACTGCCGCGTGGACGCGCTGCTCGCACTGCGCAAGCAGATCAACGAGTTCGAGGGGACGCGCATCTCGGTCAACGACTTCGTGGTGAAGGCCGTCGCGGCCGCCCTGCAGGACGTGCCGGGAGCCAACGCGATCTGGACCGACGAGGCCACTCGCCGCTTCGACAGCGTCGATATCTCGGTCGCGGTCTCCGTGCCCGACGGCTTGTTGACGCCCGTGGTGCGCGGTGTCGAGAAGCTCTCGCTCGGGGCGCTCAGCCGCGAGATCCGCGACTACGCCGAGCGCTCGCGCGAGGGCCGGCTCAGGCAGCACGAGCTCGAGGGCGGATCCTTCTCGGTCTCCAACCTCGGCATGTACGGTACGAGCGAGTTCTCGGCGATCCTGAACCCGCCGCAGGCCGGCATCCTGGCCGTCGGCGCCGCCGAGCAGCGGCCCGTGGTCGAACCGGACGGCACGCTGGGCGTGGCGACGCTCATGACGGTCACGCTCTCCGCCGACCATCGCGTGCTCGACGGTGCGCTCGCCGCCGAGTGGCTCGCCGCGTTCAAGAAGCGCATCGAGCAGCCGATGAGTCTGCTGATCTGA
- a CDS encoding alpha-ketoacid dehydrogenase subunit alpha/beta — MPRRRKLDTGVPWVELSTTAADWKKADPELLATMLGQIQLIRSFEETVLELAGAGLVHGPAHSSIGQEGGAVGSILTLRSTDAVNGSHRGHHQFLAKAITHVSGGRLDLGSLVDADMQAMLQRTLAEILGLAQGFSGGRGGSMHLQWLEAGALGTNAIVGGGAPLAGGNAWAQKFAGTDDVSINYFGDGSSQIGSVLESMNLAATWKTPVMFFIENNLYAVSTHASEASADTRFSVRGQGFSIPSWRVDGMDPLAVHLATQEALERMRSGEGPAIIEAEVYRFFHQNGPFPGSAFGYRTKDEEKEWRARDPLTRVAAQMQELGYATEAEVAAVRDQAKQAMTDAVGQLIEDDPEREGKRRIKPELWPDPAVVDTGIRSDASELEPLEAKEPSEIGGEWRDVKYVDAVAQTMDRRMEVDDRIVVLGEDVHRLGGGTNGATKGLAKKYGPERVVGTPISENAFFGFATGAALDGRIRPIVEFMYPDFMWVAADQVFNQAGKARHMFGDNNDLPLVLRTKVAMGVGYGSQHLMDPAGIFATQAGWRIVAASNAADYVGLMNAALALEDPVLVIEHVDLYGKADRLPEGDLDYIIPPGSAAVRRAGSDVTVLSYLTMVDHSLEAIEQTGVDAELIDLRWLDRASLDWDTIGESIKKTNAVLIVEQGASGPSYGGWLADEIQRRYFDWLDQPVERVTGGEASPSISKVLERAAIARTEEVVAGLERVRAAMGGEN; from the coding sequence ATGCCGAGACGCCGCAAACTCGATACCGGGGTGCCCTGGGTCGAACTCTCGACCACCGCCGCCGACTGGAAGAAGGCGGATCCCGAACTGCTCGCGACGATGCTCGGTCAGATCCAGCTCATCCGCTCCTTCGAGGAGACGGTACTCGAGCTCGCGGGCGCCGGCCTCGTGCACGGCCCCGCGCACTCGAGCATCGGCCAGGAGGGCGGCGCGGTGGGCTCGATCCTCACCCTCCGCTCGACCGATGCGGTCAACGGTTCGCACCGCGGGCACCACCAGTTCCTCGCGAAGGCGATCACCCATGTCTCGGGCGGCAGGCTCGATCTCGGCTCCCTGGTCGACGCCGACATGCAGGCGATGCTGCAGCGCACCCTGGCCGAGATCCTCGGGCTGGCCCAGGGCTTCTCGGGCGGGCGCGGCGGGTCGATGCACCTGCAGTGGCTCGAGGCCGGCGCGCTCGGCACCAACGCGATCGTGGGCGGCGGAGCGCCCCTCGCGGGCGGCAACGCGTGGGCGCAGAAGTTCGCGGGCACCGACGACGTCTCGATCAACTACTTCGGCGACGGGTCGAGTCAGATCGGCTCGGTGCTCGAATCGATGAACCTCGCCGCGACCTGGAAGACCCCGGTCATGTTCTTCATCGAGAACAATCTCTACGCCGTCTCGACCCACGCGAGCGAGGCCAGTGCCGACACCCGCTTCTCGGTGCGGGGGCAGGGCTTCTCGATCCCGTCCTGGCGCGTCGACGGCATGGACCCGCTCGCCGTGCACCTCGCCACCCAGGAGGCGCTCGAGCGCATGCGATCCGGGGAGGGCCCCGCGATCATCGAGGCCGAGGTCTACCGCTTCTTCCACCAGAACGGCCCCTTCCCCGGCAGCGCCTTCGGCTACCGCACGAAGGACGAGGAGAAGGAGTGGCGGGCGCGCGACCCGCTGACGCGCGTGGCGGCGCAGATGCAGGAGCTGGGGTACGCGACCGAGGCCGAGGTGGCCGCGGTTCGGGATCAGGCCAAGCAGGCCATGACCGACGCCGTCGGGCAGCTCATCGAGGACGACCCGGAGCGGGAGGGCAAGCGGCGGATCAAGCCCGAGCTGTGGCCGGATCCCGCGGTCGTCGACACCGGGATCCGCAGCGACGCGAGCGAGCTCGAACCGCTCGAGGCGAAGGAGCCCTCGGAGATCGGCGGCGAGTGGCGCGACGTCAAGTACGTCGATGCGGTCGCGCAGACCATGGATCGCCGTATGGAGGTCGACGATCGCATCGTCGTGCTCGGCGAGGATGTGCACCGGCTCGGCGGCGGCACGAACGGCGCTACGAAGGGCCTCGCCAAGAAGTACGGCCCCGAGCGCGTCGTCGGCACGCCGATCAGTGAGAACGCCTTCTTCGGCTTCGCGACCGGCGCCGCGCTCGACGGGCGCATCCGCCCCATCGTCGAGTTCATGTACCCCGACTTCATGTGGGTGGCCGCCGACCAGGTCTTCAACCAGGCGGGCAAGGCGCGCCACATGTTCGGCGACAACAACGACCTCCCCCTGGTGCTGCGCACCAAGGTCGCGATGGGCGTCGGCTACGGATCGCAGCACCTCATGGACCCCGCGGGCATCTTCGCGACGCAGGCGGGATGGCGGATCGTCGCGGCGTCGAACGCTGCCGACTACGTCGGCCTCATGAACGCGGCGCTCGCGCTCGAGGATCCGGTGCTCGTGATCGAGCACGTCGATCTCTACGGCAAGGCCGACCGGCTCCCCGAGGGCGACCTCGATTACATCATCCCGCCGGGATCCGCCGCGGTGCGGCGCGCGGGATCGGACGTCACCGTGCTCAGCTACCTGACGATGGTCGATCACTCGCTCGAGGCGATCGAGCAGACCGGCGTCGACGCCGAGCTGATCGACCTGCGCTGGCTCGACCGCGCCTCGCTCGACTGGGACACCATCGGCGAGAGCATCAAGAAGACCAACGCCGTGCTGATCGTGGAGCAGGGCGCGAGCGGGCCGTCGTACGGCGGCTGGCTCGCCGACGAGATCCAGCGCCGCTACTTCGACTGGCTCGATCAGCCCGTCGAGCGCGTCACCGGCGGCGAGGCGAGCCCCAGCATCTCGAAAGTGCTCGAGCGCGCGGCGATCGCACGCACCGAGGAAGTGGTCGCCGGCCTCGAACGGGTGCGCGCCGCGATGGGAGGCGAGAACTGA